In Gopherus evgoodei ecotype Sinaloan lineage chromosome 10, rGopEvg1_v1.p, whole genome shotgun sequence, a single window of DNA contains:
- the LOC115658768 gene encoding relaxin-3 receptor 1-like: MVPARVGAPPKGGGAAWLEGGPASASGGLPNASAWQLPSFRTLEEVAVPARAALALRVLIAAVYLGVCALGAAGNLLVLLLLRRRPRRPRSSLDAFVRNLAATDLQFALTLPFWAAEAALDFSWPFGGPLCTLLLSATVLNMYASAFFLTALSVARYRSVAAALRRPSGRLRPGSVRCLCALLWAAACLASLPAALFSAVRRVAGEPLCLLRFPDGRDWLALYHLQKILLAFVLPLATLGLCYLLLLRRLGSTRPRGSRVTRAVTITVLAFFLCWLPNQALTLWGVLVKLGALPWDRAYYLVHAYLFPVTVCLAHANSGLNPLLYCLLRPEFRQRLRELCRGHGRMGARARSLGPG; this comes from the coding sequence aTGGTCCCAGCCCGCGTCGGGGCGCCCCCCAAGGGCGGCGGGGCGGCCTGGCTGGAAGGGGGCCCCGCCAGCGCGTCTGGGGGGCTCCCGAACGCCTCGGCCTGGCAGCTGCCGAGCTTCCGCACCCTGGAGGAGGTGGCGGTGCCGGCCCGCGCCGCCCTGGCGCTGCGGGTCCTGATCGCCGCCGTCTACCTGGGCGTGTGCGCCCTGGGCGCGGCGGGCaacctgctggtgctgctgctgctgcgccgGCGGCCGCGGCGCCCCCGCTCCAGCCTCGACGCCTTCGTGCGCAACCTGGCGGCCACCGACCTGCAGTTCGCGCTGACCCTGCCCTTCTGGGCCGCCGAGGCGGCGCTGGACTTCAGCTGGCCCTTCGGGGGCCCGCTCTGCACCCTGCTGCTCTCCGCCACCGTGCTCAACATGTACGCCAGCGCCTTCTTCCTCACCGCGCTCAGCGTGGCCCGCTACCGCTCCGTGGCCGCGGCCCTGCGGCGCCCCAGCGGCCGCCTGCGCCCCGGCTCCGTGCGCTGCCTCTGCGCGCTCCTCTGGGCCGCCGCCTGCCTGGCCAGCCTGCCCGCCGCCCTCTTCTCCGCCGTGCGCCGCGTGGCCGGCGAGCCGCTCTGCCTGCTGCGCTTCCCCGACGGCCGGGACTGGCTGGCCCTCTACCACCTGCAGAAGATCCTGCTGGCCTTCGTGCTGCCGCTGGCCACCCTGGGTCTCTGctacctgctgctgctgcgccggctgggcagcacccggccccGGGGCTCCCGGGTCACCCGTGCTGTCACCATCACTGTGCTGGCCTTCTTCCTCTGTTGGCTGCCCAACCAGGCGCTCACCCTCTGGGGTGTGCTGGTGAAGCTGGGCGCCCTGCCCTGGGATAGAGCCTACTACCTGGTGCACGCCTACCTCTTCCCTGTCACCGTGTGCCTGGCACACGCCAACAGTGGCCTCAACCCCCTGCTGTACTGCCTGCTGCGCCCCGAGTTCCGCCAGCGGCTCCGGGAGCTGTGCCGAGGCCACGGGAGGATGGGAGCCAGGGCGCGGAGCCTTGGCCCTGGGTGA